A genome region from Mesorhizobium sp. WSM2240 includes the following:
- a CDS encoding glycosyltransferase family A protein, whose protein sequence is MSYKRFIGNTGNGFKRAALPKLPTSPPAFEQMASQNSSFGSTFSGCEGHRRFSVIVPVYDHWELVRNLLTCLQLQTFPANCFEIILVDNGSSCIVLPPNLPINARVLYCSAPGSYAARNFAAEHAAGEWLAFIDADCLPTPEWLERLDEAARSLAAADALLAGAVDVTQASEKPNSYEIYDMVRGIPQERYVTRGYGATANLAVATEHFHQLGGFDASRFSGGDAEFCRRAGSMGWPIKYVSQARVNHPARASWHEIATKARRVKGGQLTAGAPARRFLWGFATLMPPLRSAWHLLKNSKHTLTYRLIAIRVLHLIWIVELRELFRLLRGHQTERR, encoded by the coding sequence GTGAGCTACAAAAGGTTTATCGGGAATACCGGAAATGGTTTCAAACGCGCAGCGCTTCCAAAGCTGCCGACCAGTCCACCCGCATTTGAACAGATGGCCTCCCAGAACTCTTCGTTTGGATCGACCTTTTCGGGATGTGAGGGCCACAGACGCTTCTCGGTGATTGTCCCTGTCTATGATCACTGGGAACTGGTGCGTAACCTGCTCACCTGTCTGCAGCTGCAAACGTTTCCGGCCAACTGCTTCGAGATTATTCTCGTCGATAATGGTTCCTCATGCATCGTGCTGCCTCCCAATTTGCCAATTAATGCAAGGGTGCTGTACTGCTCGGCTCCGGGTTCCTATGCTGCTCGCAATTTTGCAGCCGAACACGCGGCAGGAGAGTGGCTCGCCTTTATCGATGCCGATTGCCTGCCCACGCCGGAGTGGCTGGAAAGACTGGATGAAGCTGCCCGCAGTCTAGCCGCTGCCGACGCTTTATTGGCCGGTGCGGTCGACGTTACTCAGGCATCAGAGAAACCCAATTCTTATGAGATCTATGATATGGTCAGAGGCATCCCCCAGGAACGGTACGTAACCCGCGGATATGGCGCCACTGCCAATCTTGCAGTAGCAACTGAGCACTTTCACCAGCTGGGAGGCTTCGATGCAAGTCGCTTTTCCGGAGGAGATGCAGAGTTTTGCAGGCGCGCGGGTTCCATGGGGTGGCCGATCAAATATGTCTCTCAAGCTCGTGTTAACCACCCTGCACGGGCATCCTGGCACGAGATCGCAACAAAGGCACGTCGAGTGAAAGGCGGCCAGTTGACCGCGGGGGCTCCAGCACGTCGCTTTCTGTGGGGTTTCGCGACACTTATGCCTCCTTTGCGCAGTGCTTGGCACCTCCTGAAAAACAGCAAACACACACTGACCTACCGGTTGATTGCGATTCGCGTTCTGCATCTAATATGGATCGTAGAACTGCGCGAACTTTTTCGCTTGCTACGTGGTCATCAAACTGAACGCCGTTGA
- a CDS encoding glycosyltransferase has product MRVWLVRDLEPIPTDHGNPRLLRAGMLATTLASLGHETTWFTSSFNHYSRQHRETGVISPQENLMIEVLKAPGYSRNVGARRLVHNYRFARQFLEVARASKQLPNVIIADLPTTDAASAAVRFGLEAEIPTVLTIRDLWPDFFSDFMPRPLGTLARFASWPLNNQTKFACRHATSLIGISEGYLKWGQEKGNRKSIAYDRISYLGYLRPPPIALHEFTEALRILNIPLSGHVISFVGSWGATYDLSLVLQAARLLRDRKDITFALAGDPSTRPDLKRAFQKLPNVRLLGWIDKNQVAALLSRSDIGLLPYTSNAPQGLPNKIFEYMAYGAFQISTLSGEAKDLLQQTGTGLSIPSASSAEFAQAIETVVDDANILKKRDQRAAVFEARFDARRIYRELVDHIVRVGQK; this is encoded by the coding sequence ATGAGAGTCTGGCTCGTTCGAGATCTCGAACCAATCCCAACGGATCATGGGAACCCGAGGCTTTTACGCGCCGGCATGCTCGCGACAACTCTTGCGTCGCTTGGTCACGAAACCACATGGTTCACGTCAAGCTTCAATCACTACTCCAGGCAGCATCGGGAAACGGGCGTCATTTCACCACAAGAGAATTTGATGATCGAGGTCCTGAAGGCGCCGGGCTACAGCCGCAATGTCGGTGCGAGGCGCCTCGTTCACAACTATCGCTTCGCCCGCCAATTTTTGGAAGTTGCCAGGGCAAGTAAACAATTGCCCAATGTTATCATTGCGGATTTGCCGACGACGGATGCGGCTTCAGCGGCGGTCCGATTCGGTCTTGAAGCGGAAATCCCCACAGTCCTTACGATACGCGATTTGTGGCCAGATTTTTTTTCGGATTTTATGCCCCGCCCCTTGGGAACACTGGCTCGCTTCGCATCGTGGCCTCTTAACAATCAGACTAAATTTGCCTGTCGGCATGCCACGTCCTTAATTGGGATTTCGGAAGGGTATTTGAAATGGGGGCAAGAAAAGGGTAATCGAAAGTCGATTGCCTATGATCGGATCTCGTACCTCGGTTATCTTCGTCCGCCTCCAATAGCTTTACACGAGTTTACCGAAGCGCTGCGAATACTAAATATCCCCCTATCCGGACATGTGATTTCATTCGTCGGATCTTGGGGAGCGACGTACGATCTCTCGCTCGTACTCCAGGCTGCGCGTCTACTTCGCGATCGTAAGGATATAACATTCGCACTTGCGGGTGATCCATCGACGCGGCCAGACCTGAAGCGGGCCTTTCAGAAGCTTCCCAACGTTCGACTGTTGGGGTGGATTGACAAGAATCAGGTGGCGGCTCTGCTTAGTCGTTCAGACATTGGCCTCTTACCCTACACTTCAAATGCGCCTCAGGGCCTGCCGAACAAGATATTTGAGTATATGGCCTACGGGGCGTTTCAGATTTCCACGCTGTCTGGGGAAGCGAAGGACCTTCTGCAACAGACCGGTACAGGCCTTTCGATTCCATCAGCGTCATCCGCCGAGTTTGCCCAAGCCATCGAAACAGTCGTTGATGATGCCAATATCCTGAAGAAACGGGATCAGCGCGCGGCGGTTTTTGAAGCTCGCTTTGATGCCCGAAGGATCTACAGGGAACTAGTAGACCACATTGTCCGCGTGGGGCAAAAATAA
- a CDS encoding heme peroxidase family protein: MSLKPKSTSGAAAFAAKVANIEATPAAKSNAIKTTPGHGVAGRHATRALLDALSGHKDPGMFGRMFPALAPLNVPDAKLEVLATAMKDPDPASGTGNSEIPAGFTYFGQFVDHDITLDLTSLGDKEKDPLGIENFRTPSVDLDCVYGLGPDGSPHLYARNPAAGNKHGPKMLIGKNITVDFGGVTGDFRNDLPRSPEGFALIGDHRNDENLLVAQTHLAFLKFHNAVCDMLSAAPNPPADIFKEARRIVTWHYQWIVLHDWVERLTEPGTVAKILHSGRKFYRFKKVPYMPVEFSAAAYRLGHSMVREEYPHNKVFTLAAFQRLFDFSGLSGSIIGDLAPNPPTGPIPVSALPSNWIIDWRRFYQLGDSGGAPVEMTKTRKIDPQLAPVLHDLPGGAGNLALRNLQRGVRLGLPSGQAVAEHMKIKNPLTPDEIASDSDGSTDGQAAKSQSLHTKTPLWYYILKEAKVRQNGLRLGPVGSIIVSEVFVGLVHGDQSSFLWREKNWKPTLPSATPDDFKMADMLRFVNDINPIGD; the protein is encoded by the coding sequence ATGTCCTTGAAACCCAAATCAACTTCCGGTGCGGCGGCATTTGCAGCGAAGGTTGCTAACATCGAAGCGACGCCTGCAGCCAAGTCGAATGCGATAAAGACGACGCCGGGCCACGGCGTTGCCGGACGCCATGCTACCCGGGCGCTGCTCGACGCCCTCTCGGGCCACAAAGACCCAGGTATGTTCGGCCGCATGTTTCCCGCACTCGCTCCCCTCAACGTTCCTGACGCCAAGCTCGAGGTTCTTGCGACGGCGATGAAGGACCCGGATCCGGCCAGCGGGACGGGCAACAGCGAAATCCCGGCGGGTTTCACATACTTCGGCCAGTTCGTCGATCATGACATCACGCTGGATCTCACTTCGCTTGGCGACAAGGAAAAAGACCCGCTCGGCATCGAAAACTTCCGCACCCCGAGCGTCGATCTCGATTGCGTCTACGGCCTTGGCCCAGACGGCAGCCCGCATCTTTATGCGCGAAACCCGGCTGCGGGAAACAAGCACGGGCCCAAGATGCTGATCGGCAAGAACATCACGGTCGACTTCGGCGGCGTCACGGGCGATTTCCGCAACGACCTGCCGCGCAGCCCCGAAGGCTTTGCCCTCATTGGCGACCACCGCAATGACGAAAACCTGCTAGTGGCCCAGACGCATCTGGCATTCCTGAAATTCCACAACGCGGTCTGCGACATGCTGTCGGCCGCCCCGAACCCGCCGGCCGACATCTTCAAGGAGGCCCGCAGGATCGTCACATGGCATTACCAGTGGATCGTGTTGCACGACTGGGTCGAGCGCCTGACGGAGCCAGGAACGGTCGCCAAAATCCTCCACAGCGGCCGCAAGTTCTACCGCTTCAAGAAGGTGCCTTACATGCCGGTCGAGTTTTCGGCCGCAGCCTACCGCTTGGGCCACAGCATGGTCCGCGAGGAGTATCCCCACAACAAGGTGTTCACGCTTGCCGCTTTCCAGCGGCTGTTCGACTTCAGCGGCCTCTCGGGATCGATAATCGGCGATCTCGCACCAAACCCGCCGACAGGACCAATTCCGGTTTCGGCCCTGCCCAGCAACTGGATCATCGACTGGCGGCGGTTCTATCAACTGGGAGACAGCGGCGGCGCTCCGGTAGAAATGACCAAGACACGGAAGATCGATCCGCAATTGGCACCTGTCCTGCACGACCTTCCTGGCGGCGCAGGCAATCTTGCTTTGCGCAACCTCCAACGTGGTGTCAGACTTGGCCTGCCATCCGGCCAGGCTGTCGCCGAGCACATGAAGATCAAGAACCCGCTGACCCCGGACGAGATTGCATCCGACAGCGACGGGTCGACGGACGGACAGGCGGCGAAATCCCAAAGCCTGCATACGAAAACGCCGCTCTGGTATTACATCCTCAAGGAAGCCAAGGTCAGGCAAAATGGGCTGAGGCTCGGTCCCGTGGGTTCGATCATAGTCTCGGAGGTCTTCGTGGGCTTGGTCCATGGCGACCAGAGCTCTTTCCTCTGGAGGGAAAAGAACTGGAAGCCGACGCTGCCTTCGGCGACGCCCGACGACTTCAAGATGGCCGACATGCTCAGATTCGTGAACGACATCAATCCGATCGGAGACTGA
- a CDS encoding ATP-binding cassette domain-containing protein — MAKIAIENASVSYFLRKRGDVAKTTERGVVGAEVIVGRRYLEIAALKNISLHLKDGDRVGLVGMNGSGKTTLLKLCAGALGIQSGRVTIEGRVSPQFALGSGLKPKLSGRQNTELKCLYMGVPQSSVGRHVEDVKTLSGLGGYFELPIHSYSAGMRSRLVMSLLRLVRGEILIMDEWINAVDPSLSAAIGGLQTQLIEKAKILLLASHSQRVLEEWVDRLIWLDYGEIRADGELQKVYREYRKWFQTRSASKAADQSTRI, encoded by the coding sequence ATGGCGAAGATTGCGATCGAGAACGCCAGCGTCAGCTATTTTCTCCGAAAGCGAGGGGATGTCGCCAAAACCACGGAGCGTGGCGTCGTTGGAGCCGAAGTCATTGTTGGCCGGCGTTATCTCGAAATTGCGGCGCTCAAGAACATTTCGCTGCACCTCAAGGATGGCGATCGCGTCGGACTCGTCGGTATGAACGGTTCTGGCAAGACAACGCTGCTAAAGTTATGCGCCGGCGCTCTTGGAATCCAATCGGGCCGTGTGACCATCGAAGGAAGGGTGAGCCCACAGTTCGCGCTTGGCTCGGGACTGAAGCCCAAACTCTCCGGACGGCAAAACACGGAGCTCAAATGCCTATATATGGGCGTACCTCAGAGTTCCGTTGGACGGCACGTGGAGGATGTGAAAACACTCTCTGGGTTGGGTGGTTATTTCGAATTGCCAATCCACAGTTACTCCGCAGGCATGCGATCGCGGCTGGTGATGAGCCTGCTGCGGCTTGTCCGCGGTGAGATCCTGATCATGGATGAATGGATCAACGCTGTCGATCCATCGCTCAGTGCAGCCATCGGCGGACTGCAAACGCAACTCATCGAGAAGGCGAAGATTCTTCTTCTAGCAAGCCATTCCCAACGAGTTCTTGAAGAATGGGTTGATCGTCTCATCTGGCTGGACTACGGGGAAATTCGCGCAGACGGTGAGCTACAAAAGGTTTATCGGGAATACCGGAAATGGTTTCAAACGCGCAGCGCTTCCAAAGCTGCCGACCAGTCCACCCGCATTTGA
- a CDS encoding methyltransferase domain-containing protein → MTLPSYAMNQATFPQMYERWLVHPLFRPWAELTLEEVGLSPGDRVLDIACGTGIVARLASEHVNEAGDVVGVDISPDMLAVARKVAPGIDWREGNASTLPIQPGEQFDVVVCQQGLQFFPDKPAATAQFRRALRKGGRLAVGTWRSDEEIPFFRELRYVAERHLGPIADQRYSFGDAAPLEALLRDAGFDEVQSKTVSRTIRLEEGEPFLRLNTMALVGMSATGKQMDDQERNVAIEDIMSESAAVLARYTTGCELAFELSTNLATARG, encoded by the coding sequence ATGACCCTTCCCAGTTACGCAATGAACCAGGCAACATTCCCGCAGATGTACGAGCGGTGGCTTGTACACCCTCTCTTTCGGCCATGGGCCGAGCTCACTCTTGAGGAAGTGGGCCTGTCTCCAGGCGATCGTGTTCTCGACATCGCTTGCGGAACCGGAATAGTTGCACGTCTCGCAAGCGAGCACGTCAATGAAGCCGGGGATGTCGTCGGCGTTGACATCAGTCCTGACATGCTTGCAGTCGCGCGCAAGGTGGCACCGGGCATCGACTGGCGCGAGGGCAACGCAAGCACACTCCCTATCCAGCCTGGAGAGCAGTTCGACGTTGTTGTCTGCCAACAGGGACTGCAGTTCTTTCCTGACAAGCCAGCGGCCACAGCGCAGTTCCGGCGGGCGCTGCGGAAGGGCGGCAGGCTGGCAGTGGGTACGTGGCGATCGGACGAGGAGATCCCGTTTTTTCGGGAGCTGCGTTACGTGGCCGAGCGTCATCTGGGCCCGATCGCGGACCAGCGATATAGCTTTGGCGACGCAGCTCCGCTCGAGGCGCTACTTCGCGATGCGGGCTTCGACGAAGTCCAGTCGAAGACGGTATCCCGCACCATACGCCTTGAAGAAGGCGAACCCTTCCTGCGACTGAATACGATGGCGCTGGTCGGCATGAGTGCGACCGGCAAGCAAATGGACGATCAAGAACGCAATGTCGCGATTGAAGACATCATGAGCGAGAGCGCGGCTGTCCTGGCGCGGTATACGACAGGATGTGAACTCGCGTTTGAACTCAGCACGAATCTGGCGACGGC
- the pseI gene encoding pseudaminic acid synthase: protein MFIGNREIGQNAPPFIIAEMSGNHNQSLDRALEIVDAAATTGAHAIKLQTYTADTITLNVRGGDFDISDEKSIWKGRNLHDLYKEAHTPWEWHAPIMRRAKEHGMLCFSSPFDETAVDFLESLDVPAFKIASFENIHLPLIRKVAATGKPIILSTGMASIAELDEAVRTAREAGCRDIILLKCTSTYPATPENTNVLTIPHMRELFRCDIGLSDHTMGVGVAVAAVAHGATVVEKHFTLRRADGGVDSTFSLEPEEMKALVAETERAWQSLGNVVYGATEAEKKSLAFRRSIYVAEDVAAGQPLTRENLRIVRPGHGLAPKHYEMLLGRRASRDLKAGTPASWDFVMS from the coding sequence ATGTTCATAGGAAATCGTGAAATTGGGCAAAATGCCCCTCCGTTCATCATTGCCGAGATGTCTGGCAACCACAATCAGTCGCTTGATAGAGCGCTCGAAATCGTCGACGCCGCCGCTACCACTGGCGCACACGCGATCAAGCTGCAGACATATACGGCAGACACCATAACGCTTAATGTGCGCGGCGGAGATTTCGACATTTCCGACGAGAAAAGCATTTGGAAGGGGCGAAATCTTCATGATCTGTACAAGGAAGCGCATACCCCTTGGGAGTGGCACGCTCCGATTATGCGGCGTGCAAAGGAACATGGAATGCTGTGTTTCAGCAGCCCATTCGATGAAACCGCCGTCGATTTCCTGGAGAGTCTTGATGTCCCCGCATTTAAGATCGCTTCCTTCGAGAACATCCACCTGCCATTGATCCGCAAAGTCGCGGCCACTGGGAAACCGATTATCCTCTCTACCGGGATGGCGAGCATCGCCGAACTTGACGAGGCCGTTCGTACTGCGCGCGAAGCAGGATGCCGCGATATCATACTGCTCAAATGCACGAGCACCTACCCGGCAACACCCGAAAACACCAATGTTCTCACCATTCCTCACATGCGTGAATTGTTCCGATGCGACATCGGACTTTCTGACCACACCATGGGTGTCGGCGTTGCAGTCGCAGCGGTTGCACATGGTGCGACCGTGGTGGAAAAACATTTCACCCTGCGCCGCGCTGACGGCGGCGTCGACAGCACCTTCTCGCTTGAGCCGGAAGAAATGAAGGCACTGGTTGCGGAAACAGAGCGGGCTTGGCAGTCGCTCGGGAATGTCGTGTACGGCGCCACTGAAGCTGAGAAGAAGTCGCTCGCTTTCCGCCGATCGATATATGTTGCCGAAGATGTCGCAGCAGGACAGCCGCTTACCCGAGAAAATCTTCGGATCGTGCGACCAGGACATGGCCTTGCTCCTAAGCACTACGAGATGCTGCTTGGGCGACGTGCGAGCCGAGATCTGAAGGCCGGAACCCCGGCGAGTTGGGATTTTGTGATGTCCTAA
- a CDS encoding phytochelatin synthase family protein has protein sequence MIRHRVFGVIGGLGLLAVVALNAGGPSNVPEEAIQSSVIRIPELIDRAWQLPVATTFKPNVSWQSNGSRCGPASLANAFRSIGEEEITEGEVLDGTGLCSTGFCIMGLTLDELAEVARGHTHRNVSVVRDMTADEFREHMKRANHPGSRYIVNFSRERIFGAGVGHHSPIGGYLEDEDLVFVLDVNEDFGPWLIEADRLYSAVDTIDGDKKRGLLLIK, from the coding sequence ATGATCCGTCATCGCGTATTCGGTGTGATCGGCGGCCTCGGCCTGCTCGCCGTTGTCGCGCTGAATGCCGGCGGGCCTTCCAATGTCCCCGAGGAGGCGATTCAATCCTCGGTTATCCGCATACCTGAGTTGATCGATCGCGCGTGGCAGCTTCCCGTGGCAACAACCTTCAAGCCGAACGTCTCCTGGCAGTCGAACGGCTCGCGCTGCGGCCCAGCGAGCCTTGCCAATGCCTTTCGATCAATCGGCGAGGAGGAGATTACGGAGGGTGAGGTCCTGGACGGGACCGGATTGTGTTCGACGGGCTTTTGCATCATGGGTCTCACGCTGGACGAGCTCGCCGAAGTGGCCCGAGGACATACGCACCGTAATGTGTCCGTTGTGCGCGACATGACGGCTGACGAGTTCCGGGAGCACATGAAACGTGCCAACCATCCCGGCAGCCGATACATCGTAAATTTCAGCCGGGAGAGGATTTTTGGCGCAGGGGTTGGCCACCATTCTCCAATCGGTGGCTATCTGGAAGACGAGGATCTTGTGTTCGTTCTGGACGTAAACGAGGACTTCGGGCCTTGGCTCATTGAAGCCGATCGTTTGTATTCAGCTGTGGACACAATCGACGGGGACAAGAAGCGCGGGCTGCTGCTCATTAAATAG
- a CDS encoding ABC transporter, whose protein sequence is MELWNRIRPYLSSLVRFFHISYIEAKSEHSGTRLGILWAPLSSLIFSALLALVFRHSATMSVSEYFIYVFTGYVLWNFISDSITGSTDVIQGQLDFAVHNNLSLIGLFGKLLVDRLFEYSMNVAILIVLILLLRPTTISFGLTLFLPFAAIITLTSLGTAYLVNITTVLYPDLKTAVKVGARFMFFASPVFWHADEVASGTRAFLVQYNPVSYYLSLARQVFGVEPLEPSAWAMAVLVSTAICATGFLAYRQSQSFVRNFK, encoded by the coding sequence ATGGAACTTTGGAACAGAATCCGGCCTTATTTGTCCAGTTTGGTCCGCTTTTTCCATATTAGCTACATCGAGGCAAAGTCTGAGCACAGCGGAACCCGCCTGGGGATTCTGTGGGCGCCCCTTTCATCCCTGATTTTTTCAGCCTTGTTGGCGTTGGTATTCCGCCATTCTGCCACGATGAGTGTCTCAGAATATTTTATTTATGTGTTCACTGGATATGTCCTGTGGAATTTTATCTCAGATTCCATCACAGGCAGCACGGACGTGATCCAAGGTCAGCTCGATTTTGCCGTTCACAACAATCTCTCGCTGATTGGTTTGTTCGGCAAACTTTTGGTGGATCGGCTTTTCGAATACTCAATGAACGTGGCCATTTTAATAGTGCTAATCTTGCTCCTTCGACCAACAACCATTAGCTTCGGACTGACGCTCTTCTTACCATTCGCTGCGATAATCACCCTGACATCCCTCGGGACTGCCTACCTTGTTAATATTACCACGGTCCTATACCCGGACTTGAAGACGGCTGTCAAAGTCGGTGCACGCTTCATGTTTTTTGCCTCTCCTGTGTTCTGGCATGCTGACGAAGTCGCGAGCGGGACGCGGGCCTTTCTCGTCCAGTATAATCCTGTTTCATACTACCTGTCGCTCGCACGCCAAGTGTTTGGGGTTGAACCGTTAGAGCCCAGCGCCTGGGCCATGGCCGTGCTTGTTTCGACGGCAATTTGCGCCACGGGCTTTCTTGCCTATCGCCAGTCACAGAGTTTCGTTAGGAACTTCAAATAG
- a CDS encoding nucleotidyltransferase and HEPN domain-containing protein: MKTSIDHLPEHKQEELARVVEILHAELEDALALSSTEWKKSGRILKIILFGSYARGDWVDEPHTMKGYRSDFDLLVIVNNNKLADFDYWYKAKDSLVRNRAVKTPTSFIVHSRRFVNTALRQGQYFFTDIRREGIVLYELDDEPLAKPKPLTPQETYQTAKENFQSRLPGAKRWLETFSFQLAKSDTEAEWRKDAAFTLHQGIEHAYATLLLVLTNYSPPSHKLTFLRALAEDQDRRLAEAWPREQQRHRAWFNTLNEAYVKARYSKHYAISAEALVWLGERTAELHRVVENICLEHLARLKEPALRV, from the coding sequence ATGAAGACTAGCATCGATCATTTACCGGAGCACAAGCAGGAGGAACTGGCCCGTGTCGTCGAGATCCTGCACGCCGAATTAGAGGACGCCCTGGCGCTGAGCAGCACCGAGTGGAAGAAGAGCGGGCGCATCCTGAAGATCATTTTGTTCGGCTCCTACGCCCGCGGCGATTGGGTGGATGAGCCGCATACGATGAAGGGCTACCGCAGCGATTTCGATCTGCTGGTGATCGTCAACAACAACAAGCTGGCCGATTTCGACTACTGGTACAAGGCAAAGGATAGCCTTGTGCGCAACCGCGCTGTAAAGACGCCGACAAGCTTCATCGTGCACAGCCGCCGCTTCGTGAACACGGCGCTCCGGCAGGGGCAATATTTCTTCACCGACATTCGCCGCGAAGGCATCGTTCTTTACGAACTCGACGACGAACCGCTCGCCAAACCCAAGCCGCTTACGCCGCAAGAGACCTATCAGACGGCCAAGGAGAACTTCCAGAGCAGGCTTCCAGGTGCCAAACGCTGGCTGGAGACCTTCTCCTTTCAGCTTGCCAAATCAGATACAGAAGCCGAATGGAGGAAGGATGCAGCGTTCACGCTCCACCAAGGCATCGAGCATGCCTACGCGACCCTACTCCTCGTACTCACCAACTATAGCCCGCCATCGCACAAGTTGACTTTTCTGAGGGCCCTTGCTGAGGACCAGGACAGGCGTCTTGCGGAGGCATGGCCGCGCGAGCAGCAACGCCATCGCGCCTGGTTCAACACGTTAAATGAAGCTTATGTGAAAGCACGCTACTCGAAGCACTACGCGATCAGTGCGGAAGCGCTTGTCTGGTTGGGCGAGCGAACCGCGGAACTTCATAGAGTGGTTGAGAATATCTGTTTGGAACACTTGGCGCGGCTAAAGGAGCCCGCGCTTAGAGTCTGA
- a CDS encoding NAD-dependent epimerase/dehydratase family protein, giving the protein MVVTGGSGFIGLGVREALRQRGLPHRAVSRSPREGCIMIGEMDANTDWSAALVGATSVIHLAGLAHQTSPVPPIEDFRRTNVDGSIRLVRQAAKAGVKRVVFVSSIGVLGQTTKAEPLTEASPPTPNNSYTTSKYEAELALAKLCGDLELELVIVRPPLVYGRGAKGNFGKLERLATSGLPLPFGSVRNRRNIISRSSLSDALVTCAVHPLAANETFVVAEKEAVSTAEIIAAIARAKGRKPRLFSFPPTFLARALRALGYTSMAEGLLSSLEIDSSKIAAKLNWQPATHTLENIQLELRT; this is encoded by the coding sequence ATGGTTGTTACAGGCGGTAGTGGGTTTATCGGCCTTGGCGTACGTGAAGCCCTGAGGCAGCGCGGTCTGCCGCATCGAGCCGTTAGCCGGAGCCCAAGAGAAGGCTGCATCATGATTGGAGAAATGGACGCAAACACGGATTGGTCAGCCGCTCTCGTAGGAGCAACTTCTGTGATCCATCTGGCCGGATTGGCCCATCAGACTTCCCCGGTTCCTCCAATCGAGGATTTCAGGCGCACCAATGTGGACGGTTCAATCCGATTGGTCAGGCAGGCGGCTAAAGCTGGAGTAAAACGCGTTGTCTTCGTTAGCTCGATCGGCGTTTTAGGGCAGACCACCAAAGCTGAACCCTTGACAGAAGCATCTCCCCCCACGCCTAACAATTCCTACACCACATCGAAGTACGAAGCCGAACTCGCACTTGCCAAGCTCTGCGGTGATCTGGAACTCGAATTGGTGATCGTCAGACCACCGCTGGTCTATGGGCGAGGCGCCAAAGGAAATTTTGGCAAGCTTGAGCGTCTCGCGACCTCTGGTCTTCCGTTACCGTTCGGGTCTGTCCGCAACCGAAGAAACATCATCTCACGCTCCAGTTTGTCAGACGCGCTCGTGACATGCGCTGTTCATCCCTTGGCTGCGAACGAGACCTTCGTCGTGGCCGAGAAGGAAGCAGTGTCTACGGCAGAGATAATCGCAGCCATTGCGCGTGCGAAGGGACGAAAACCACGCTTGTTTTCTTTCCCACCAACCTTCCTCGCGCGGGCGCTCCGAGCCTTGGGTTACACGTCAATGGCAGAAGGACTGCTCTCATCGCTCGAAATCGATAGTTCAAAGATTGCGGCAAAGCTAAACTGGCAACCGGCTACGCACACTTTGGAGAACATCCAGCTGGAGCTCAGGACCTAG